DNA from Coffea arabica cultivar ET-39 chromosome 10c, Coffea Arabica ET-39 HiFi, whole genome shotgun sequence:
TAATAAAAACCATCAAAAGCATATATGTATAATAGACCTGCAAACCAACAATACCTCTTGCCACTCTTTGATAGGAAATGGCACAGAAACAGTTATGTCTTTTGAACCCTCTGGTAAGATAACCTACACCAGAGAAAGTGGCCACCAGAAATTACCAATTTTGCAAATGAAACCTTAATGCCGTATATAAATGCAAATACTTCAGAAAACCCAACCATAAATACAATTCTTGAAAcataaaaatatcacaatatgcCAATAAACTTGGATACAAACTACAGAACCTATCCAGATAAAGCATGTAATTTCTAGGCGCTTTAATCATATACATTTCTGGAAAAGGGCTTAGGAGTTGATTGACTTAGGCTCAATCTGAAGTTCTGAGCAGAAATGAAAATCCAGTCGGCCCAGATTCTCAAGACAAATTTCACTGTGGCTTCTCAATCAAGTAGAGAAATGCTACACCTACTTTGGACGTAGGAGCAACTCTTAGGCAAGCCACAGCTTGTCATAATctgtagcattttttttatAGACCCGTGTTGCAAACAAAATACTAGAAACAGATACTCAGCAGAAATGGGAGGCAGAAGCTCCTGCTTTGGCAGTTGATCCTCATGACAAAAAAGCAACTAAGAAAAATATAGAAGCTAAATCCAGAACAGAAGTGTTACAACAGCAATACCTTCACAATGAGATTGTCAATCACCAACTCATTCATTGGAGAGCCAAAAGAGATATTTAGAAAACGTTGTCCCTCTGACTGAAACAAGAAGTCATGAAGAGGAAGGCCATAGCCAATGGTAAAAGAAGTTTTCCAGCCACCAAACAATGGATACCTGGGTTCGATTTCCAGCAGGGTCTGCAATTAGAGGGGAAAGAAGATTTAGTGAAATCATCCAATGCACCCAAAAGAAACTTTGCTTTCAAATAGGCCTATATGACTACCTTAGTCGAATCACCCCATAAGTTAGATGTTGAGATATTGCCGATCTCATCCCTATAATAAACAGAGTGAGCCCTCGGGGGTAATTTGGCAATAAGATGCCTGAATGCTGATGCACCTCTTAGATAAGGTCGAGCCTGATAGTCTAGCCTGTAATGTCAAAACATGACAAAACGTAAAGCTTCAACATTGGATGGAACAGAACATGCCAAAACTGAAAATAGAATATGGGAAAATAAAAAACCTTGAAAACTCGCCAATGCTCTCTGCACCAGCATGGATTAGATTGTAGTGCTCTGTGATTTGCACATTACCCCAGTGGGAAATCTCTATCTCACGCACCAAGTCTTTAGCAACAGCAAAAGGTCCATTGCTAGCAAAATGAACCACTATCGGGGTGTACGAGAAAGGTGGAATATTCTCATAAGGTCCATATTTGATTTCTGAACCAGAAAGCTTTGCATTCTCAAGCTTTGTATATGATTCAACCCTTGGCTCAGGCAACTTAACAGTAAAGGACTGTGCCTTGACCACATAAGGAGAGAGATAATAAGCACTATCCTGGAACACCACAAGCTGGGCATCAGCTTGAGTGATCTTCTCAGGGAATGGTCGCAGTGCATGCGTGAAAACTGCCCTAATCTCAAGTGTCAACTGCCCCCCTTTACCCAATTCCTTGGGTAGAGACGCAGAATACCAAGCCAATGAGATGGGCATTCCTTCCGGGTTAACAACCTTAATAGGAAGGGCCTGGGAAGAACTTTTTGATTTCCCTTTCTCTTCAGTAGTAGTTGCCGTCAAGAAGGCCAAATTTTTGGACTGATGATCGGGGAAGGGCAGCAAAACCTCTGACACACTATCAGTTCCATTGTTTTCCAcctgaacaaaaataaaaaataaaaataaaaataaaaaagattcgGCAGACAAGCACTCTCAAAATGTAAGCTTAAGATGAAAgaaatccaagaaaaaaaacACATAAATCAAGTCATGGTGGCCGTTAAGTAGTAGAAGCGAATAGTGCACCTTGAGGGTAGTAAATAAGCGGACGTGCTGTGATGTCAAATCAACCTGCAAAGGAAAGGCACGGGGAAGTTTAACTTTAAGAGCTCCGCAAAAATTATGGTTGAGTATAACTACAAAACTCAAATATCAGTGCAGCTACGGAGCCGGTTAAAGATGAGTAAGTCTGCAGTTTTAATCCAACAATGAATCGTTCGAGAAACTCCGCGATGCAGAAATACACTTTAAACTTTGTTCAAGATTATATCTTCTCCAATTATTTAGTACCAGCAGTAAATTAAACGATCTCCACCATACTAGCTCTGACTTGAGCAATTGTGCCATCAAAGGTTACTTTACACGAATCCGCACTCGGAAACGAGAACATTAAGTCCGATAGTAAGCCAGTCCTTAATAAACCCTCCATATAATTTCCACACcccagaagaaaaataaaaagactaAACACGCACGCACGCACTAACAtagatatacatacatatatatatatatatatatatatatagcaggagggagggagagagaagaagaagttAGAAGAGGTACATACACGTCGATCGACCTTGGAGATGACAAGATCGGACAGCACAGGTGCGAATAGTACGGAAAAGCTGATTGCTAATAAGACCAATGATAGATCACACCCACCAATTTTCCTCATCTTTCTGCGTCTTTTTCttctattcttttttattttataaattttgcaCCTCTGGAGATGATTTTGACAAAACGCagcaaagttaaaaaaaaaaaaacttcaatgaTGGTTGATGGATGAAGTAATCAATCGATTCTGAAGGAGAGGGGGGCGGGGGGAAGAAGAATGGAAGAGGTGGGGACGACGGCGTTTAACGTCTTTGCTCCGTCCTCGGCCACCAGCAGTATCTCCCTCAGTGATGCGGCTGCTATTTGAGTGAAACCGGTTACTCTCTCTTGAAACTGGTTTAACCCACCTTTAACTGGAATTTTGCGACCCAACCAAATTCAGATGCATTTACCGAAATGCACTACATGTGTTGTCAGAGTGTGGTACTGTGGatttgtatttgtatttgtattttaaaaattcttCCATCCAAAGTCAAAGAATTGGCCTTGTTTAGCAAAcaagttttttgtcaagttCTGTCTGCCACAAGTTTTGAACtacagtaacctcaaaaaaattttcaaaatttttaaaccatacactttaaaatattaaaaaaaaaacacttcaaaattttttgaaaaaacttccatagtaagttacagtaaagttttagataaacacccaaaaaattcacttgccaAATAAGGCCAAAATGTGGGAGAAATTATGCAAAAAGAGAGAGCTATTTATCAGGaaataaatcattcaagaaGTCCCtcttattttgttaaaaaaatgatcatgtgtaATTCACATGATGGattcaaagtgaaaaatgataaaaaatttaAGTTGAGATCAAATTTTACCGGCTTAATTGTATAAAAGACATAAagttattatttaaaaaatgagggacgaaaaatttttttttaacaaaatataaGAAACGTTATTAAtgatttcacttcattttacaccaaatTCAATGAAACGTGTTGTAAAAGATTATCCTACCTACTGATCAGGACTTGCATACGCCTTCAAACTCATCACAGATTTTGTGCACATTGCAAAGAATGTCCTAATCATACAGCAATATGCGCATTAGTAGTAAGGTCGCTGAAATAACTTGATTCAGATGGCATGGATTAATCCAGTATTGTGCTTTTTAAACTTCAGATGTGACTACAGAAGATCTCCGGATTAGATGAGAAATCGTAAATTTTTTAGAGTCCAAATTGCTGCTCTAATTAATGATTCCTGTTGGCTTCAAAATTGGAACCAAAACCATGAAAATGGATGAGAACTTAGAAAAGAAGATTGTATAACGGTAGCATTTCTAAGGCACAAATCCAATGGTGGTAAAACTGGAAATATTAAGCCTTGCTTGGATAGCCATTTTTCACCGAAAAATGGTCTtgttttccgtgaacacatttcccaatcacctttttacctcacatacatcaaattgctacagtaatttttcaacGAAAAATccatggaaaatgcaatccaaacgcaaCCTTAGAGTGCCAAACCTAATTACAGAATCCATCGCACCGCACCACCGCAGGAACGGATGCGATTTTGCACCACCTACTAGGATCATTACAATTACTAATCAGAAGCAGTTAAACCACACCAGTTCCCAGATGAGAAGCTCCAACTGTTAAACTCGTTACAAAATGGGAAAAAGACATATGCAGATATATGTTTAGCACAAAAGAAATTTCTTCTCCATTAACCTGAATACAAAGTACTCCTAAGGAGAAACAGACTAATATAACTCGATCACCAGACTTCCATCTCATAAGCCCGGCAGCTGCTGGTCCTCCATTCAAATGTAACCAACTCTGCATCTAGCATCATATTTTCAGCTGAGAGCAAAACAAAAGGCAACTTAGTAGATGGAGTAGGAAATCAAAGGGACGTAACCCCTCTCTCATAATCACCGTCATTGTCCTTCCGGTGGTTTTACTTCTAGGAGCTCAATGTTCAGATCAAACGTTGCCCCTGGCTGTAAAGTTATATCCACAAACTCAGTCATATCAGCACAAAGATCAGAATCACATTTACACCCATGTTATAACATATCAAGACCTCCTAAATTAAAAGATAAATagcgactttttttttttttgtggccaTGGTGGTGGGGAGAAAAGAAACCTAATAGAGAGAGTACTAGATGAGATAGCTTCATATTACTCCCCCCACTTTCTTAAATTGACAaagtctcttttcttttcctgaaTATATAGGAGCTAGGATCTTAATAGCCCCCCGATGTTTTTATGCATTGGGAAGTTTTCCATGTTGAAACCAAAAGAACAGTTAACCTCGTTTTCACAGGGTAGGCCAATTGCCACTTAGGTAACCAGTAACAACTAACAACTGCTCATTGGCTAGATTTTGGTTACTGAAGTTCAAAATCTACCACTTTCTTACATCTTATATCTCCCCTTGCAAAAATCAATAGTTGGAGACAATAGAACATGGAACCTAAATTGTCGAAACACAGTGGCTCCTCCTCTCTCAAGTCAAAAATTCAGGGAAAGGCCACCAGTCCAGAACTTTTTTCTTCTTCGCTTTTGGACAAAAACTAACTCTAGCATCTACTTGGCATGAAGTTTAGGTTTACTTATAGCTCAGACTGGGAATACTACAAGTAATAAGACTGTTCTTGGGGCAAACATATTGTTtggtaaaaataaaaagaaaaaccagaCATGGGATAAATTACCGGTATCTCATTCATTCCCTTTGGGCCATATCCAGCTTCTGGAGGAACAACCACAGTCCTCTTCACAGCAAGAatgaaaaatcaaaagcaaacaGGACATTAGTAAGAAGACTGAACATCGAACACAAGAAACAGAGGCATCTAACAAGAAGTGAAACTACAATTGCTTTTGGTGTCAAACTGTCACTAAAAATAGAGTGCATCATCACCTTTCCCCCAACTTTCATTCCTTCAGTTATTGTGTACATGGCCTTCGGAGGCTTTGGTGCAGCCTGTGCAGAAAATAAACCATTCGGATTGTCTACAAACTCACGCTTCCGTTCTTTTCCTGGGAGAGCCCCAACCTGGAACTCGTAAGGCtatttgaaaaacaaaacaagTTTCAGTCAGTAGTTATTCCATTCACCCCTGAGTTTCACAATATGCTCCTGCATTAACTGACCATTATGGAATTATAATGCTACTGTCGACAGACAAAAGATAGAGAAAACCTGAGCAATGATGCGATTTCCAGCCAAAAGCTTAGATTCTCGACTCGACACTGCTGTAATACCGCGGTACAGGCAGTCAAAATGAACCTATAAGGGTAGATTACAGAAGGTCAAagttgatttcattggccaGAAGCAGATGATAGACAGCAACCAACACACCTGCACTATTGATCCTTTTTCAGCAACAGGACCCCTTCCTTCAACGATATCATAGTATTTTAGTCCGTCATCTGTGTCAAAAGAAGTTATACAgaccaaacaaaaacagagatgGAGTGCTCATGCCTGATCATATGAAAACTACCAAATTTGCTGGAAAGCTAAATTATAATACGACAGACTTTATTGCAATTAATAGTGAATGGATACTTCACCGCCTTGTTTCATTTGACTCGGACATTATTGAATAAATAGCTCTCACAGCTTCAGTGCAAAGTACTTTTTCAAGGCACCTAGACAGTTTGAGCTGAGATTATCAGCCTTATCCATctcaaagcaaaagcaagaaaccTTTAGATACCAGTAGTTGAAATCAAAACTGAAAGCAAGGAAAACAGCAATGGGTAGGGAGGCACAGCTCTAAGTAAAATTTCTTGTGTGGTGACACTGTAAGTGATATTTGGGGAAGaaatttcattcatttattttatcCTAATATCCAGAGATGTAGCCGGAACATGACATTAGGCAGTCAGTAATTAGTCAATCCTCGGGCACTAACAGAATGCAAAATAAACAGAACCACCCTCAATTTTACTACTTCACATTGTTCTCAAAATCAACAGAGTATTGTGATATCTGTCCTCAGTGCCCACCCATAAGAGAACCTTAAACAGTTTTCCAACCATCACTAGGCAGAAATTGGTCTAGAGAAGGAATAAGATTCGTTCATCAGAGCCACGGCCATGTGGGAAAGTATGGTTCAAATTGCCTGCCATGGTGAATCGTAAAGCAGCAAAACTGGAAGCTTAGGGCTAAAAAGAAGATTTCTTTTCCCACCCCAAGCCTCACACTCATGTGGAGCTCCTAAAATTTCGTCAAGCCTCACAGAATGAAATTGCAGTCTGACTGGTACTCTACAATCAATCATCGAAGTATATCTCTTCTCAATAACACCCAAATATGGTACACCAAAAGCAAAACTGGCAAATCATTGAGTTCTGGCAAATCCAATTTAATCAACTTGATCTGAAAAATTTGTGGTTTTAGGAGGAAAATTCTGAAGAGAAATAATCAGATGAGCAAATTTTAAATGACGATGGGGCTAGGAAGTTTTAGGCTATGGAAACAAAGAGAAGTGCATCTTGCGGAAcagtaggaaaaaatgaaaatgaaaattcgaAGAGATAAGGTGCGAGCATTAAAGAAAGGAGTCAAGAACACAACTTTTGAGGCTTTTCGCAGCTCAAAACAACGTAAAGAACGATTACCACTTGGGCCTTAAGATTGCTGCTTACTGGTCTTTATTGGCTACATGATTCGAAGATTACATAGAAAGATTCCAACATAACAAACAGAGAGATGAACCAAAAGGTGAACGACTACAAAATTAGCAAAAGAACAAACCAAAATTAGCAATGAAATGCTACAAAACAAAGTCACTCTCTTGGGAAATAccataaaacaaaacaaacacagTGAAATACTACGAAATCAAAGTCACTCTGTTGTGTATACGGAAATTAGCAAGAATAAGTGAAATAAAACAACAGAAAGATGAACCAGGAAAGACTGACAGCTGGTGAGGTAATCTTCGAGAGGAATGGCCTTTTTGGTGCGCCTCTCTCTGGCTAGCAATGGATGGATGGGCAGAGTAAGGTTGAGAGGAGGCAGCAGGGATATCAAAATTGCGGACCTTCTGGAGATGATCATGGGCACTGGCAGCACAACAAGTTGCTTTGTTCGGCCGGTGGCTTCAACCGAACCATGCCAAGCACTGCTAATTCTACTAGTAATAAAGCATTTCTCCAAGCTGTGGAATGAAGCCATGGAACAACTCCAAATTAACCACCACCAAGGTCCAAGTTTTTCTTGGGTCCTTTTCCCTCTTTCGCGATTTCTGTTCTGTTAGCATAAAATGTGTTTATCCATCTGCATTATCCGCAACCCCGTTTGCACTGAATTTGTGGCGACTACAAGCACTCAACCATCATCCGCTTCGTCTTCGGTAAATATTCGCTTGCAGGCTATAAAGGGTCCACGGATTTCATTTTTGGGTAATTTTCATAGACAGCCCCTGAGGTTTTAGAAGTGGCAAGTAGCGACCAAAAGTTTTATACAAAATTGGGACGTGTCCATTCATGATTCATCCATCATTGCGTGAACAATTTTatacggaaaaaaaaaaaatactggtTCACCTTGTATTTgcctttcttcttattttttccaataaaatcacttagaagaaatcatttatACATCGATCGGTAGTGTATATACTAACGAATTTCTTTaaatatatgatatatatatataatttttaatgtttaaattcaaatttaaatgatGTGATATTTATTCAATTCCATCGACACATATATTGATAgtatagaaaaaattaattcaattaACCTTTTATATGCTGACAGGACggggtatatatatatcataaatgatatatataatatatattgtTACCCCGTTCTTTAGAAAAAATGACGGTGGAATTCTTTAGGAATGCAGTTTTGACTCAGTGGCGTTGGTGCCATGGATTTTGGGGGTTCATTTAGACAGCACAGCAGTACAAAATCATCCATCCTGAAATGTAAAAATGTGAAGAAGACGctgaaaaagaaggaagaaaactctaacGAGCTGAGCTGGCCAGCTGGGGTTGGTATACATTATGCTATGAACAGGTGCAATTGTTCTCTCTTCCacccaaacaaaagaaagaaagaaagaaaaaaaaaaagcatcagCAGCGGCAAGTAAGAACTAAGAAGGGCTTTTTGACCTTTTCTTAGGCTAGGCCTGGCCCCCTCATCCACTCTCACAATAAATAGTGATACACAAATATATGGAGTAATATACAAGAAGGGTGAGGTCAGGAAGTATGGCTATCAAAATGGGGTTCCTGAGTGTCTGATCAGGGGGCGCTGAGCAGATCACCGACATCGTTGGGAGGAGGAGTATGAGGAGGGTCGGGAATGTCCACACTGGCAGTGATGTTAGCCGCGCTGCTATGCTGCCCGTGGGGCTTCCGCAACTCCAAACCACTCATCTCCAAGCCCGACGTCGACGATGGACCTGCAGCAAGCTTTGGGGAATTCTCGGGCGATTCGACGGGGCTCCCTCCCAGCCTCTGCTTTTGAGGCGTGCCGGGCTTGacgttgtttttctttttggcgTTCAAAGTCCATTTCGTGAGCGCCTTTTTAGTTTGTTCGTCGAATATGGATTTCTTAATATGCGAACCCATCTGAGAAGaagaatcagaaaaaaaaaaaattaagcacCTCTCATTCACTCACTTAACACACCTGATCGTTCGAAAGTGGATCAGAAGAAGACTACAAGAGCGTAGCTGACCTGTGTAACGAGAGCGTAGAGGGGAAGTGTGATGTAGCTGCACAATACTTGGACGGCTACCCTGCTCCAACATATTACTTATGAATCATGAAACTTATGattaatgataaaaaaaataataataatttttgtcAACCACGCAAACATCAGAGACTCCAGTCCCTTGTTGGCTGctaagtagtagtagtagtagtgttACTTACCCCATGACAACTCTCAGAATGGAAAGTTCGAGGCCCTCGTAAAAGCACGAATGGATGCCAAATTCATACTGcaacacaaaaacaaaaaaaactacCATTATTATTGTTATCTGCCTGATTCCTCCAACTGCAGTAAACGTAAAAAGTAGAAGCCACTTTCATTACCGTCGTCCAAATGAGGAATGTTATCTCGAAGGCATTCTGCAACATAAAAGACAGAACCCAACCGAACCATAATTAGATGCTACCGTACCGGCAGAAAAAAGCCAACTTATGTTGAAAAGAAAGGGCCAATTTATCATTACATTATTATGTTTTGTACCTGGAAGAGGGTAAAATGGATAAGATGTAGGATGAGATGAGGTCTGCTGAACCAAAAGTGTCTGTCTGAGACTTGAACAAGGGGTATGCCCTGGACTACAGCATGTCTTTCTTGGATTTCAACCGCCATCTGTGTTATAATTGCCTGCAGCTTCGTGCCAACTGCTAGTATGGTCTTTAACCAAATTATGTTAGTTATTCCCACCTCTGTTCCTTTTCTGTATtcctttacctttttttttttttttgtttgtaagCACCGGAACAAAGCACCGGAACAAAGCACCAGAACAAAGCATAAAACTCTTACCACTAGGGGCATTAGAGACAGCCACATCATAATCTGTGATCCTGAAACAAGTAATATACATGGAGTTGGCCTTCACCTTACGATGCATCCACACACATAGTTTTAAGACCTCatctcaaatatatatatataggatcgACAAAGAGTATACAATGGGGAAGGAAGGAAAACCCACCGCCTACATTGAGTAGCAGATAGATCACTGCTGAAGCCCATAATGTTGGACTAGaaggaaaatttaaaaaaaaaaaaaaaaaaaatcagatggGGCTTATTTGTGGCTCATATCAAAAGCAACATGTTTATTTCAACCTTATACTGTAGCTCTAACAATACATAAAAAAAGCGGTACCTGATTCCCACAACGATCTTGAAGTCATCTTCTAACGACCTTCTGATGTATTTTTGAAAGTCAAACTTACTTCCTGGAGCCAAATGGACCTAAAGCAGCATAAAGAGTATTATTATGCATATTTCTGAAAATCCAAGAATTCAGAAATTCTGGATTTTAAGAAACTTTACCGAAATGAATCCATGGCGCATGGTCATGTAGTCAGCTTTACGAACGGACCTAAAAAATTGTCGGTAAAAGCATACCTGAAAGGCTTGAGCTTGTTAACAGTCAGGTCAAAGTAAGGACATTTGAAGATGGTAAATCAGAAACTGCATCAAATATACTACGTCAAGTCTGCCAACAGCCTCTTGGGCTGCTGGTACCACCAAGACATGCCTCCCACCTTGCCACTTAATCGTGGCGTCCTCCGACAGGAAAATCCCGTCGGCTCCCCCTCCCCTTGGACTACACAAGATCATACTCAGATAAACAGACCTTCATACTGAACAACACAACTGCCTCGATACTTTCCGTTGacaaatagaaaggatacaagCTGTTCCTACATGGTGTTTCCAAAATGGAGACATATAACGGTGGACAATTTTGCATGGAGTAAAATTGAGTTTTCTACTTGAACTCTATTCTGATTCACAGAAATCTAATTCTCAgccaaaaagaagaaatttaaaGACTGTCTGATGTCAGTAAAGCAAGATGATATTATTGTCATTTCGTACTAGTATAGTATAATACATTTGTTGGattatgagagagagagagagggagatctGGAGAGAGTAGCAGCAGCAGAAGCATGGAATCAGGACCTCATCTAAGTAATCCTTGGGTTATCATACCAACTTTTAGAACAACTTCTATGTAAATAACAGTTCCAGGACAAGTCACACTTGCATCCATTCTTTGTCAGACATACAGACATAAGTTTAAACCACATAGAGTAGGCAATGTATTATCCcatttcttttagtttgtgAATGTGCTTCTTTCTTCTATAAGGGCATAAACGGAATATGAAGAGAATTTATTGACTGCGAATAGGCATTTTGCAGGCGAAGTTACACCATTTTTAAGGGTATAAAAAGTTTGGCCATTTCCAGAAACCAATTTATTAGGAAAATCAATGGTCTTTCTTTCTGCTAATAATGATTTTACCATTTTCTAGTAGTTGTAGTTCGCATGTGATCGGATGCTCAAAGTAACCTCCGCTTAAAGTTCATAGAATACAAGGCAAAAGAATAAGGATCACTGGAGTTATGAAACTCAAAGGATCAATCAAGAAGAACGCTACTACGATGAGCATGAAATTTTATCTAAACAGTGCAACATCATTTTAGGGTCATTTATTTCTACCCTGGAAAAATGGAAACACTGAAGCGACccataaaatgacattaatTGTTCTTACAGGGTAAAATAGTATGGGGTTTCTGGCCATGGAACCAGTATTGTCTCTAACAAATGATGTCTCGTGTGTAAGCCTGAATCTTGAATTATCTGCAAGACAGGGACACAAAAGAAGCAGACAGTTTTAGAACAAAAGTACTAACCTTACCATCCTTAGGGTCTCAGATTATCCAGGGACAATTGACGCACTGTAACTTGGGGGAAAAAAAGACGtcgaaaaataaaaatgtaaccATCAGACACTACCGTTGGATGCTTCAGTTTCACGAACTGCCTCCCGTTCCCATTCCTTCCATCCACGAGTCTATGCATAATACGAACCACTTAGTAGAGATCAAATTCAATGAAGACACAGGGCAATAAAAGATGGTCTACATTGGAAACTCAAGCGTATGATAAGGGAGAACTTCTGCTGACCAAAGCAGGTCAAATTAATCTCAGGACATCTCCTAATTCTTCTCCTACTCGTGTGCTACTGTTTGTGCCAATGTTAAGAAGACCATACCACATgacaaaaagactttaaagaAATCCCACCTGCAATCTTCCAAGGGTCATCGTCATGGCACCAAAAATTACATGGAATACGGCCAAGAAAAATATGAAGATATGTAGCTGGTGCAACCCATTGACAGATATAACAGGTAcatattcctgtcatgaaaaaTCTCTTCTGTTTTAGCgccaaagagagaaaatccatagTCGGTACACAATGGATGCTCTTATGAAATGTTCAACATCTACGGATGTGTAAGTCTGAGAATTGGTAATTTAAATGCAGATGAAAATCTTACCATTACTTACACTTGTACCTGGAGACTGatagaagatgcttctttggtaAATACAGATGTTATGCTCAGCTAAGTAAAAGGGGACTCTCAAATACATATGTTATGCTCAACTAAGTATATTCTcaccagaaaaaccgtgagttgTGTATTTTGCTCTTCCATGAGCTTCCTACTATAGCAAGTTAACTGAAAACATCTGGATGGTACCGAACTCATGACAATTCAATCTGGGCAATGTGCACTGTGCAATTTTGATAATAGAATCCAGTACCACTGTGACACTTCGGTTTTTTGGTACTGGAAATGTATCATACAACTCCTACGTCGTCTTCAAATGGA
Protein-coding regions in this window:
- the LOC140016138 gene encoding peptidyl-prolyl cis-trans isomerase FKBP18, chloroplastic-like isoform X1 translates to MASFHSLEKCFITSRISSAWHGSVEATGRTKQLVVLPVPMIISRRSAILISLLPPLNLTLPIHPLLARERRTKKAIPLEDYLTSYDGLKYYDIVEGRGPVAEKGSIVQVHFDCLYRGITAVSSRESKLLAGNRIIAQPYEFQVGALPGKERKREFVDNPNGLFSAQAAPKPPKAMYTITEGMKVGGKRTVVVPPEAGYGPKGMNEIPPGATFDLNIELLEVKPPEGQ
- the LOC113712223 gene encoding dolichyl-diphosphooligosaccharide--protein glycosyltransferase subunit 1A isoform X1 is translated as MRKIGGCDLSLVLLAISFSVLFAPVLSDLVISKVDRRVDLTSQHVRLFTTLKVENNGTDSVSEVLLPFPDHQSKNLAFLTATTTEEKGKSKSSSQALPIKVVNPEGMPISLAWYSASLPKELGKGGQLTLEIRAVFTHALRPFPEKITQADAQLVVFQDSAYYLSPYVVKAQSFTVKLPEPRVESYTKLENAKLSGSEIKYGPYENIPPFSYTPIVVHFASNGPFAVAKDLVREIEISHWGNVQITEHYNLIHAGAESIGEFSRLDYQARPYLRGASAFRHLIAKLPPRAHSVYYRDEIGNISTSNLWGDSTKTLLEIEPRYPLFGGWKTSFTIGYGLPLHDFLFQSEGQRFLNISFGSPMNELVIDNLIVKVILPEGSKDITVSVPFPIKEWQEMKFSHLDMVGRPVVVLEKTNVVPEHNQYFQVKYRFNNLSLFREPLMLISGFFFLFVACIIYTHADFTISKSSASYVAKLQWDEVQTAIQQFQGVMSRCLAIHDKLEASLRDLSRTGDAQACKAARKAADSSLKELSKELKSLLAFLQSSPQAAQILPKVDELVVKEKELQEKLMLKHSIVVDAFEKRSGGRDTESRVASIQQKITALRLEVDDLLEVIDEI
- the LOC113712223 gene encoding dolichyl-diphosphooligosaccharide--protein glycosyltransferase subunit 1A isoform X2, which gives rise to MAQLLKSELVWWRSFNLLLVDLTSQHVRLFTTLKVENNGTDSVSEVLLPFPDHQSKNLAFLTATTTEEKGKSKSSSQALPIKVVNPEGMPISLAWYSASLPKELGKGGQLTLEIRAVFTHALRPFPEKITQADAQLVVFQDSAYYLSPYVVKAQSFTVKLPEPRVESYTKLENAKLSGSEIKYGPYENIPPFSYTPIVVHFASNGPFAVAKDLVREIEISHWGNVQITEHYNLIHAGAESIGEFSRLDYQARPYLRGASAFRHLIAKLPPRAHSVYYRDEIGNISTSNLWGDSTKTLLEIEPRYPLFGGWKTSFTIGYGLPLHDFLFQSEGQRFLNISFGSPMNELVIDNLIVKVILPEGSKDITVSVPFPIKEWQEMKFSHLDMVGRPVVVLEKTNVVPEHNQYFQVKYRFNNLSLFREPLMLISGFFFLFVACIIYTHADFTISKSSASYVAKLQWDEVQTAIQQFQGVMSRCLAIHDKLEASLRDLSRTGDAQACKAARKAADSSLKELSKELKSLLAFLQSSPQAAQILPKVDELVVKEKELQEKLMLKHSIVVDAFEKRSGGRDTESRVASIQQKITALRLEVDDLLEVIDEI
- the LOC140016138 gene encoding peptidyl-prolyl cis-trans isomerase FKBP18, chloroplastic-like isoform X2, whose translation is MASFHSLEKCFITSRISSAWHGSVEATGRTKQLVVLPVPMIISRRSAILISLLPPLNLTLPIHPLLARERRTKKAIPLEDYLTSYDGLKYYDIVEGRGPVAEKGSIVQVHFDCLYRGITAVSSRESKLLAGNRIIAQPYEFQVGALPGKERKREFVDNPNGLFSAQAAPKPPKAMYTITEGMKVGGKRTVVVPPEAGYGPKGMNEIPLKI
- the LOC113710956 gene encoding MLO-like protein 9; translated protein: MAGDRAGRTLEKTPTWAVALVSAVIVVVSILLEKALHGIGKTFQRKRKEALNEALEKIKAELMVLGFISLILTFGQNYISKICIPLKVAETMLPCSHKDPEVEGEHHRRLLWNDHRFLAADSPATACKSEYVPVISVNGLHQLHIFIFFLAVFHVIFGAMTMTLGRLQTRGWKEWEREAVRETEASNDNSRFRLTHETSFVRDNTGSMARNPILFYPVCFYRQFFRSVRKADYMTMRHGFISVHLAPGSKFDFQKYIRRSLEDDFKIVVGISPTLWASAVIYLLLNVGGSQIMMWLSLMPLVTILAVGTKLQAIITQMAVEIQERHAVVQGIPLVQVSDRHFWFSRPHLILHLIHFTLFQNAFEITFLIWTTYEFGIHSCFYEGLELSILRVVMGVAVQVLCSYITLPLYALVTQMGSHIKKSIFDEQTKKALTKWTLNAKKKNNVKPGTPQKQRLGGSPVESPENSPKLAAGPSSTSGLEMSGLELRKPHGQHSSAANITASVDIPDPPHTPPPNDVGDLLSAP